CCCGTGGACGCGGTCGTACCACGACATCACGATGTTGTCGAAGTCGAGGTAGACCGCGACGCGCGGTGTCGAGTCGGGCATGATCAGTCCTCTTGGGGGTAGCGGACGCCGATGATCCGGCGCACTTCGTCGAGGGTCCCCATGATCGCGACGGTCTCGTCGAGGGGGAGGATGTCGCTGTCCAGCGTCCCATCGGCCACGTAGCGCTCGGCCGCCAGCGCTTGGTACTGCATGCCGCGGCCCTCGTGCTGGGTCACGTAGTCCTCGATGATGTCGCCCTGGGGGTGGATGACCCGGAAAGACGTGGGGGTGTACCAGACGCGGTCGATGTCGATGCGGGCCTCGGTGCCGAGGATGTGCGCCACGTTCGGACCCGCCGAGCGCGAGGCCGAGATCGTCGACGACACGGCACCCCCGGCATGCGTGAACGTGGTGGCGACCTCGCTGTCCGCGCCGGTCTCGATGAGACGCGCGGACGCCGTCATGGTCGTCGGCTCGCCCAGGATGTCCCACGCGAACGAGACGGGGTAGATGCCGAGGTCGAGGAGCGCCCCGCCGCCGAGCTCGATCGCGTTCAGGCGATGCGCCGGGTCGGCGGAGATGCGCTGGGTGTGATCGGCGAAGAGGGCCCGGATCTCGCCGAGCGTGCCCGCCTGGATGATCTCGCGGATGCGGATCATGTGCGGAAGGTACCGCGTCCACATGGCCTCCATCGCGAGCAGCCCGTGCGCGCGGGCGACGTCGCGGACGCGCTCGGCCTCTGCCCGCGTGAGCGTGAAGGGCTTCTCGACGAGCACGTGCTTGCCGTGCTCGAGGGCGAGGATCGCGTTCTCGGCGTGCGCGGGGTGCGGGGTCGCGATGTAGAGGATGTCGACGTCGGGGTCGTCGACGAGCGCTTCGTACGAGTCGTGCGCGCGGCCGATCTCGAACTCGTCGGCGAACGCCTGCGCCGCTTGTGCGCGTCGGGACCCGACCGCCACGAGATCGCGCCCCGCCGTGCGGAGGTCGCGGGCGAAGGCGTGGGCGATGCCGCCCGTCGCGAGGATGCCCCAGCGCAGGCCGGGGGAGTCGGGTGAGGTCATGGGTCGAGCGTAGCGATGGTGCGGGGATGGCGTTCGACCCTTCGACGAGCTCAGGGACCGGGGTCGGTGCGGGGATGGCGTTCGACCCTTCGACGAGCTCAGGGACCGGGGTCGGTGCGGGTAAGGCGTTCGACCCTTCGACGGGCTCAGGGACCGGAATGGGCCGGATGCCGCGCGGGTAGGCTCGTGCGGTGGCAAGTCCCGTCGAGCGATTCCAAGAGCTGCTGCGCATCCCGACCGTCTCGCACGCCGACGAGTCCAAGACCGACTGGGAGCCTTTCGAGCGCTTCGTCGCGGCGGTCGAGCGCCTCTATCCGCTCACGCACGAGCACCTCGCGCGCGAGACCGTTGCCGGGCACTCCCTGCTCTACCGCTGGCGGGGCGCCGGCGACGGCGACCCGCTCGTGCTCATGGCGCACATCGACGTCGTCCCGGTCGTCGAGGCCGAGTGGGAGCATCCCCCCTTCGACGCCGTGGTCGCGGGGGAGGGGACGGATGCCGCGATCCACGCCCGCGGCGCGATCGACGACAAGGGGGCCCTCGTGGCGATCCTCGAAGCCGTCGAGTCGTCGATCGCCGATGGAGTCACGCCTGCGCACGACGTCTACCTCGCCTTCGGCCACAACGAGGAGACGGCGGGCGGCGGCGCCCAGGCGATCGTCGAGACGCTGCGGGAGAGGGGAGTGCGGCCCGCGCTCGTGCTCGACGAGGGGGGAGCCGTCGTCGACGGCGTCATCCCCGGAGTCGCGGTGCCGACGGCCATGGTGGGCGTCGCCGAGCGCGG
This genomic interval from Microbacterium sp. 4R-513 contains the following:
- a CDS encoding Gfo/Idh/MocA family oxidoreductase; amino-acid sequence: MTSPDSPGLRWGILATGGIAHAFARDLRTAGRDLVAVGSRRAQAAQAFADEFEIGRAHDSYEALVDDPDVDILYIATPHPAHAENAILALEHGKHVLVEKPFTLTRAEAERVRDVARAHGLLAMEAMWTRYLPHMIRIREIIQAGTLGEIRALFADHTQRISADPAHRLNAIELGGGALLDLGIYPVSFAWDILGEPTTMTASARLIETGADSEVATTFTHAGGAVSSTISASRSAGPNVAHILGTEARIDIDRVWYTPTSFRVIHPQGDIIEDYVTQHEGRGMQYQALAAERYVADGTLDSDILPLDETVAIMGTLDEVRRIIGVRYPQED